The proteins below come from a single Takifugu flavidus isolate HTHZ2018 chromosome 6, ASM371156v2, whole genome shotgun sequence genomic window:
- the pi4k2a gene encoding phosphatidylinositol 4-kinase type 2-alpha isoform X2 has product MDETSPLVSPLRDSGDFNYCPTEPPSPRGAFGGTPGSVVRIPAGSPGRSRERQPLLDRDRGSSQREPHRNEFPEDPEFREIIRKAERAIEEGIYPERIYQGSSGSYFVKDSQGKIIGVFKPKNEEPYGQLNPKWTKWLQKLCCPCCFGRDCLVLNQGYLSEAGASLVDQKLELNIVPKTKVVYLASETFNYSAIDRVKSRGKRLALEKVPKVGQRFHRIGLPPKVGSFQLFVDGYKDADFWLRRFEAEPLPENTNRQLQLQFERLVVLDYIIRNTDRGNDNWLLKYDCPMDSATNRDTDWVLVKNPIIKLAAIDNGLAFPLKHPDSWRAYPFYWAWLPQAKVCFSQEIRELVLPKLCDPNFIKDLEEDLYELFKKDPGFDRGQFYKQAAVMRGQILNLCQALKDAKTPLQLVQMPPVIVETARAPQRANSESYTQSFQSRRPFFTWW; this is encoded by the exons ATGGACGAGACGAGTCCGCTTGTTTCGCCGCTTAGAGACTCTGGTGATTTCAACTATTGTCCCACAGAGCCCCCCAGTCCCCGGGGTGCTTTTGGGGGTACACCGGGGTCTGTGGTTCGCATCCCGGCGGGCAGTCCTGGACGCAGTCGAGAGAGACAGCCGCTTCTGGACCGAGATCGTGGCTCTTCACAGAGGGAACCGCACAGGAACGAGTTCCCGGAGGATCCCGAGTTCAGAGAGATCATCCGAAAGGCCGAGCGAGCCATAGAAGAAGGGATCTACCCAGAGAGAATCTACCAAGGATCCAGTGGAAGCTATTTTGTCAAAGATTCTCAGGGG AAAATTATAGGGGTCTTTAAACCTAAGAATGAGGAACCATATGGTCAGTTGAACCCCAAGTGGACAAAGTGGCTGCAGAAACTCTGTTGTCCCTGTTGCTTTGGCCGTGACTGTTTGGTACTCAACCAGGGTTACCTCTCGGAAGCTGGGGCCAGTCTGGTTGATCAAAAATTAGAACTCAACATAGTACCTAAGACCAAG GTGGTGTACCTGGCAAGTGAAACATTCAACTACAGTGCGATCGACAGGGTAAAGTCTCGTGGAAAGAGGCTAGCTCTGGAGAAGGTACCTAAGGTGGGCCAAAGATTCCACAGGATTGGGCTGCCACCAAAG GTTGGGtctttccagctgtttgttgATGGATACAAGGATGCAGATTTCTGGCTCCGGAGGTTTGAAGCTGAGCCGCTGCCTGAAAACACTAACCGTCAACTCCAGTTGCAGTTTGAGCGGCTCGTGGTGCTGGACTACATCATCAGAAACACTG ACAGGGGAAACGACAACTGGTTGCTGAAGTATGACTGTCCGATGGATTCTGCTACAAATCGG GACACAGACTGGGTGCTGGTGAAGAATCCCATCATCAAACTGGCAGCAATAGACAATGGTCTGGCATTCCCTCTAAAACATCCGGACTCCTGGAGAGCCT ATCCATTTTACTGGGCATGGCTTCCCCAGGCCAAAGTCTGTTTCTCCCAGGAAATCCGAGAGTTGGTCTTACCTAAACTCTGCGACCCAAATTTCATCAAGGACCTGGAAGAGGACTTGTATGAACTATTCAAG AAAGACCCTGGGTTTGACCGAGGGCAGTTTTACAAACAAGCAGCCGTAATGAGGGGCCAg ATCCTGAACTTGTGCCAAGCCCTGAAGGATGCTAAAACACCTTTACAGTTGGTCCAGATGCCCCCGGTAATTGTTGAAACAGCCAGAGCACCTCAGAGAGCCAACAGTGAGTCCTACACACAGAGTTTCCAGAGTAGAAGACCTTTTTTCACCTGGTGGTAG
- the pi4k2a gene encoding phosphatidylinositol 4-kinase type 2-alpha isoform X1, with product MDETSPLVSPLRDSGDFNYCPTEPPSPRGAFGGTPGSVVRIPAGSPGRSRERQPLLDRDRGSSQREPHRNEFPEDPEFREIIRKAERAIEEGIYPERIYQGSSGSYFVKDSQGKIIGVFKPKNEEPYGQLNPKWTKWLQKLCCPCCFGRDCLVLNQGYLSEAGASLVDQKLELNIVPKTKVVYLASETFNYSAIDRVKSRGKRLALEKVPKVGQRFHRIGLPPKVGSFQLFVDGYKDADFWLRRFEAEPLPENTNRQLQLQFERLVVLDYIIRNTGMGNDNWLLKYDCPMDSATNRDTDWVLVKNPIIKLAAIDNGLAFPLKHPDSWRAYPFYWAWLPQAKVCFSQEIRELVLPKLCDPNFIKDLEEDLYELFKKDPGFDRGQFYKQAAVMRGQILNLCQALKDAKTPLQLVQMPPVIVETARAPQRANSESYTQSFQSRRPFFTWW from the exons ATGGACGAGACGAGTCCGCTTGTTTCGCCGCTTAGAGACTCTGGTGATTTCAACTATTGTCCCACAGAGCCCCCCAGTCCCCGGGGTGCTTTTGGGGGTACACCGGGGTCTGTGGTTCGCATCCCGGCGGGCAGTCCTGGACGCAGTCGAGAGAGACAGCCGCTTCTGGACCGAGATCGTGGCTCTTCACAGAGGGAACCGCACAGGAACGAGTTCCCGGAGGATCCCGAGTTCAGAGAGATCATCCGAAAGGCCGAGCGAGCCATAGAAGAAGGGATCTACCCAGAGAGAATCTACCAAGGATCCAGTGGAAGCTATTTTGTCAAAGATTCTCAGGGG AAAATTATAGGGGTCTTTAAACCTAAGAATGAGGAACCATATGGTCAGTTGAACCCCAAGTGGACAAAGTGGCTGCAGAAACTCTGTTGTCCCTGTTGCTTTGGCCGTGACTGTTTGGTACTCAACCAGGGTTACCTCTCGGAAGCTGGGGCCAGTCTGGTTGATCAAAAATTAGAACTCAACATAGTACCTAAGACCAAG GTGGTGTACCTGGCAAGTGAAACATTCAACTACAGTGCGATCGACAGGGTAAAGTCTCGTGGAAAGAGGCTAGCTCTGGAGAAGGTACCTAAGGTGGGCCAAAGATTCCACAGGATTGGGCTGCCACCAAAG GTTGGGtctttccagctgtttgttgATGGATACAAGGATGCAGATTTCTGGCTCCGGAGGTTTGAAGCTGAGCCGCTGCCTGAAAACACTAACCGTCAACTCCAGTTGCAGTTTGAGCGGCTCGTGGTGCTGGACTACATCATCAGAAACACTGGCAT GGGAAACGACAACTGGTTGCTGAAGTATGACTGTCCGATGGATTCTGCTACAAATCGG GACACAGACTGGGTGCTGGTGAAGAATCCCATCATCAAACTGGCAGCAATAGACAATGGTCTGGCATTCCCTCTAAAACATCCGGACTCCTGGAGAGCCT ATCCATTTTACTGGGCATGGCTTCCCCAGGCCAAAGTCTGTTTCTCCCAGGAAATCCGAGAGTTGGTCTTACCTAAACTCTGCGACCCAAATTTCATCAAGGACCTGGAAGAGGACTTGTATGAACTATTCAAG AAAGACCCTGGGTTTGACCGAGGGCAGTTTTACAAACAAGCAGCCGTAATGAGGGGCCAg ATCCTGAACTTGTGCCAAGCCCTGAAGGATGCTAAAACACCTTTACAGTTGGTCCAGATGCCCCCGGTAATTGTTGAAACAGCCAGAGCACCTCAGAGAGCCAACAGTGAGTCCTACACACAGAGTTTCCAGAGTAGAAGACCTTTTTTCACCTGGTGGTAG
- the pgam1b gene encoding phosphoglycerate mutase 1b has product MAAYKLVLIRHGESCWNQENRFCGWYDADLSETGEQEAKRGGQALKDAGYEFDICYTSVLKRAIRTLWFVLESIDQMWLPVHRTWRLNERHYGGLTGLNKAETAAKHGEAQVKIWRRSFDIPPPTMDEGHDFYETISKDRRYADLTEDQLPSCESLKDTIARALPFWNEEIVPQIKEGKRVLIAAHGNSLRGIVKHLEGMSEEAIMDLNLPTGIPIVYELDKNLKPLGSMQFLGDEETVKKAMEAVAAQGKAKK; this is encoded by the exons ATGGCTGCCTATAAACTGGTCTTGATCCGCCACGGGGAGAGCTGCTGGAACCAGGAGAATCGCTTCTGCGGCTGGTACGATGCGGACCTAAGTGAGACCGGGGAGCAGGAGGCGAAGAGAGGAGGACAAGCGCTGAAAG ATGCTGGCTATGAATTTGACATTTGCTACACCTCTGTGCTGAAGAGGGCCATCCGCACTCTGTGGTTTGTTCTGGAGAGCATTGACCAGATGTGGTTGCCGGTCCACCGTACATGGCGCCTCAACGAGCGCCACTACGGTGGTCTGACGGGTCTCAACAAGGCTGAAACAGCAGCTAAACACGGGGAAGCCCAGGTCAAGATCTGGAGGCGCTCTTTTGACATCCCACCCCCAACCATGGATGAGGGCCATGATTTCTATGAGACGATAAGCAAG GACCGTCGTTATGCTGACCTGACTGAGGACCAGCTCCCCAGCTGCGAGAGCCTCAAAGACACCATCGCCAGGGCGCTGCCATTTTGGAATGAAGAGATCGTTCCACAGAtcaaggagggaaagagggtgCTGATTGCTGCCCATGGCAACAGTCTCCGTGGCATTGTGAAGCATCTAGAGG GTATGTCAGAAGAGGCTATCATGGACCTGAACCTGCCAACAGGTATCCCTATTGTTTATGAGCTGGACAAGAACCTGAAGCCACTGGGATCTATGCAGTTCTTGGGAGATGAGGAAACGGTCAAGAAGGCCATGGAGGCTGTTGCTGCTCAGGGCAAAGCCAAAAAGTAG
- the exosc1 gene encoding exosome complex component CSL4 has protein sequence MHHNKMSAKVCIPGEKLCSAEDCVLGTGVYLRHGYIHSSLAGYVVRKSEGKELPMISVVRGTELQLLPDVGAIVTCKVTSINPRFAKVHILKVGSTSLKDHFKGTIRKEDVRATEKDKVEIYKSFRPGDIVLAKVMSIGNVESSYLLTTAENELGVVVAHSESGAVMVPISWSEMQCPLTYAKELRKVARVQAKHLEA, from the exons ATGCATCACAACAAAATGTCCGCGAAAGTTTGTATACCAG GTGAAAAGCTGTGCAGTGCTGAAGACTGTGTTCTGGGCACAGGGGTATACCTGAGGCATGGCTACATACACTCCTCACTAGCAGGCTATGTCGTTAGGAAAAGTGAGGGGAAAGAG CTACCCATGATCTCCGTGGTGAGAGGAACAGAATTACAACTGCTACCAGATGTGGGAGCAATAGTCACCTGTAAG GTGACCAGCATCAACCCAAGATTTGCCAAAGTCCACATCCTAAAGGTCGGGTCTACGTCATTGAAGGACCACTTCAAAGGAACAATCAG AAAAGAAGATGTTCGTGCGACAGAGAAAGACAAG gTGGAGATTTACAAAAGCTTCAGGCCTGGTGACATTGTCCTGGCAAAAGTT ATGTCCATTGGCAATGTGGAGTCCAGCTACCTGTTGACAACAGCAGAGAATGAACTGGGGGTGGTGGTAGCACACAGTGAATCAG GTGCAGTGATGGTTCCAATCAGTTGGAGTGAGATGCAGTGCCCACTGACTTATGCTAAAGAGTTACGTAAAGTTGCACGAGTGCAGGCCAAACATCTAGAGGCATGA
- the knop1 gene encoding lysine-rich nucleolar protein 1 gives MTEEKKLKKVKKNKNEKASLQKNDCVNDRILTVLCQEKESCVQADEKAGKKKKKEKYVNECLFNTTNGGDISEKKKKKKKQDSDYKIETPLCKIKDNKKRKKSTCADLEHVEIDEEELPKKIKKKKNAETVEWTKEKKRNTADEKTSDAIEEKHSKKHKKSPQIVAEDQETTEETGDSEGVKKSKMALKPVKNKKVKTREHGNKVTAAEIKDDVKKKKENPAKSDHMKEEKKKPKKTALECADVEEPQLRQKKKSKKRSVQDEAEPPLVNSEEQQSEEKLTGTGRKKKKRKERTTMVDAPAEHLCSGNAPKPKKTKKVKEEVEDQNELSQMDVVFLSVKNGNTDEVTINQERRRALQTENDQASRPQIPASPSGLGQWSTAQFDSSEKQQKFLRLMGGFKKGFQPATTTATRANMALGTHGQQQLQQKLLDEFDRAHLRRLDSSNRGAGIGFTAPVNKKFFIDVNASRSVRFDD, from the exons ATGACTGAAGAGAAAAAAttgaaaaaggtgaaaaaaaataagaatgaaaaAGCCTCTCTACAGAAAAATGACTGTGTTAATGACAGAATCTTAACAGTTCTTTGTCAAGAAAAGGAGTCTTGTGTTCAGGCTGATGAAAAAgctggaaagaagaagaagaaggaaaaatatGTCAACGAATGTTTGTTCAACACCACAAATGGTGGAGACATcagtgaaaaaaagaaaaagaagaaaaagcaggatAGTGACTATAAAATAGAAACTCCATTGTGTAAaattaaagacaataaaaagcGGAAAAAGTCTACATGTGCTGATTTAGAACATGTAGAAATAGATGAGGAGGAGCTgccaaagaaaatcaaaaagaaaaaaaatgcagagaCTGTAGAatggacaaaagaaaagaaaaggaatacAGCTGATGAGAAAACATCTGATGCTATAGAGGAAAAACACtcaaaaaagcataaaaagtCCCCCCAAATTGTGGCTGAGGATCAAGAGACAACAGAAGAAACAGGTGACAGTGAAGGGGtaaaaaagagcaaaatggCTCTAAAACCTGTAAAGAATAAAAAAGTGAAGACAAGAGAACATGGAAATAAAGTGACAGCGGCTGAAATTAAAGATGAtgtcaagaagaagaaagagaaccCTGCAAAGAGTGATCAtatgaaagaggagaaaaagaagcctAAAAAAACAGCTTTGGAGTGTGCTGATGTTGAGGAGCCACAGCTgaggcagaagaagaaaagtaaaaagcGCAGTGTCCAAGATGAGGCTGAACCCCCATTAGTGAattctgaggagcagcagagtgaaGAAAAGCTCACAGGAACgggcagaaaaaagaagaaacgaAAAGAGCGCACCACGATGGTGGACGCCCCAGCGGAGCATCTGTGTTCTGGTAATGCCCCGAAACCGAAGAAGACAAAGAAGGTTAAAGAAGAGGTGGAAGATCAGAAT GAGCTGTCTCAGATGGAtgtggtgtttttgtctgtgaAGAATGGAAACACTGACGAGGTCACCATCAACCAG GAGCGGAGACGAGCGTTACAGACGGAGAACGACCAGGCGTCACGCCCGCAAATACCTGCCAGTCCTTCG GGTTTGGGTCAGTGGAGCACAGCGCAGTTCGACAGCtctgaaaaacagcagaagttCCTTCGCCTGATGGGCGGCTTCAAAAAGGGGTTTCAGCCCGCTACAACCACCGCCACAAGAGCAAATATGGCCCTCGGGACGCatggacagcagcagctacagcagaaaCTTCTGGACGAATTTGACCGTGCACACTTGCGCAGACTTGACTCCAGCAACAGGGGAGCAGGGATTGGGTTTACTGCACCAGTAAATAAGAAGTTTTTCATTGATGTCAATGCATCACGATCAGTGCGCTTTGATGATTGA